In Dehalobacter sp. 12DCB1, one genomic interval encodes:
- a CDS encoding DUF3343 domain-containing protein — MEYIATFYSHYGAMRFKKKCIANNLHAVVMPVPRSLSSSCGSCVKYEDHRDFVAPENPDEEIEQIVCIETTGYRQVYKAKGA; from the coding sequence ATGGAATACATCGCAACCTTTTATTCGCATTATGGCGCGATGCGCTTTAAAAAAAAGTGTATAGCCAATAACCTTCATGCGGTCGTAATGCCTGTTCCCAGAAGTCTCAGCTCTTCTTGCGGCAGCTGCGTCAAGTATGAAGATCACCGGGACTTTGTTGCACCGGAAAATCCGGATGAAGAGATTGAACAAATAGTCTGCATTGAAACAACCGGGTACCGGCAGGTATATAAGGCTAAAGGAGCATAA
- a CDS encoding sulfurtransferase TusA family protein, whose product MLDARGRSCPEPVIMIKKAMASNEDEYTILLDNRTSLENVSRFARVAGYHSDYTEENRIFTLKITKK is encoded by the coding sequence ATGCTCGATGCAAGAGGCCGTTCATGTCCAGAGCCTGTTATCATGATCAAGAAAGCAATGGCTTCCAACGAGGATGAATATACCATACTGCTTGACAACCGTACCTCTTTGGAAAATGTCTCACGTTTTGCGAGAGTTGCAGGATATCATAGTGATTATACTGAAGAAAATAGGATCTTTACATTGAAAATAACAAAAAAATAA
- the yedE gene encoding YedE family putative selenium transporter has protein sequence MIKNEKIVIVIAGIIIGIISVTLVLLGNPANMGFCIACFVRDTAGALGLHRATAVQYIRPEIIGLVLGSCLMALSKKEFSPRGGSSPLTRFILGFFVMIGALMFLGCPFRMILRLAGGDLNALVGLVGFICGILAGIFFLNRGYTLKRTYSLPKIEGVIFPVIQIVFLSLLLAAPAFIYFTEAGAGPGAKHAAIAISLAAGILVGILAQRTRLCMVGGIRDLVLFREWKLLLGFLAILASAFVMNTATGNLSVGFANQPIAHTDGLWNFLGMLTVGFGSTLLGGCPLRQMILAGEGNTDSVITVIGLFAGAAFAHNFSLASSAKGPTTNGMIAVAIGLVVMLIIAVVNTRKAAATVNN, from the coding sequence GTGATCAAAAACGAAAAGATTGTAATTGTTATCGCTGGAATTATCATTGGTATTATTTCTGTCACACTGGTGCTTCTAGGCAATCCAGCCAATATGGGCTTTTGTATTGCCTGCTTTGTCCGCGACACGGCAGGTGCGCTGGGTTTGCATCGGGCCACTGCCGTCCAATACATACGACCGGAAATTATTGGTTTGGTTTTGGGATCCTGTCTGATGGCTTTAAGTAAAAAAGAATTCTCACCGCGAGGTGGTTCTTCCCCTTTAACGCGGTTTATTCTTGGATTTTTTGTTATGATCGGAGCGCTGATGTTCCTGGGATGCCCCTTCCGGATGATTCTACGACTTGCCGGCGGAGACTTAAATGCTCTCGTTGGCTTGGTTGGATTCATCTGTGGCATTTTAGCAGGGATATTCTTCCTTAACAGGGGCTATACATTAAAAAGAACCTATAGTCTTCCGAAAATTGAGGGAGTCATATTCCCGGTGATACAAATTGTGTTTCTTTCTTTACTCTTGGCAGCGCCTGCCTTTATTTATTTTACGGAAGCAGGAGCCGGTCCCGGAGCCAAACATGCCGCGATCGCAATTTCTCTAGCTGCGGGTATCCTTGTCGGTATCTTAGCGCAAAGAACCCGACTTTGCATGGTTGGCGGCATTCGGGATCTAGTATTATTTAGAGAATGGAAATTGTTGCTTGGTTTTCTGGCTATCCTGGCATCTGCTTTTGTTATGAATACCGCTACCGGTAACTTATCCGTGGGATTTGCCAATCAACCCATTGCCCATACGGACGGTTTATGGAATTTTCTCGGTATGCTTACGGTTGGTTTTGGCTCGACACTCCTTGGAGGCTGTCCGCTTCGGCAAATGATTCTTGCCGGCGAAGGCAATACGGACTCCGTTATTACAGTGATTGGGCTATTTGCCGGCGCAGCCTTTGCGCACAATTTTTCTTTAGCTTCTTCAGCTAAAGGACCTACGACCAACGGCATGATCGCGGTCGCTATTGGTTTGGTTGTCATGCTGATAATCGCTGTGGTCAACACCCGGAAGGCCGCTGCAACTGTGAATAATTGA
- a CDS encoding aminotransferase class V-fold PLP-dependent enzyme, whose protein sequence is MNLTKIYFDNACTTFPKPASVSAAVVHYMQSIGANISRGGYESAYTADEIVIETRELICELFNYPNCKNVIFTPNITTSLNMILKGFLHNGDHVLVSAMEHNAVMRPLIQLQTSGVEFDRIPCTEDGELLFEEVPRLLRPNTKAIVMTHASNVCGTLLPIQKVGSFCKEQGLAFIIDSAQTAGVIPIDMQAMGIDVLAFTGHKGLLGPQGIGGFITTEAMFPLINPLISGGTGSLSHTEEVPGFMPDRFEAGTMNLPGIFGLHAALRYLLETGIDKIREKELELTARFLKKLKSLPDIRIIGRPDIINRTAVVSIQTTKRDLAEISFELDNRYGVMTRVGLHCAPNAHKTLKTYPTGTLRFSFGHYNTNKEVDYSIEAIRRITDG, encoded by the coding sequence ATGAATCTCACCAAAATATATTTTGATAATGCTTGTACAACTTTTCCTAAACCAGCTTCAGTTTCTGCTGCAGTAGTGCACTACATGCAGAGTATCGGTGCAAATATCAGTCGGGGTGGCTACGAAAGTGCCTATACAGCGGATGAAATTGTGATTGAAACCAGAGAACTCATTTGTGAGTTATTCAATTACCCCAACTGTAAAAACGTTATTTTCACTCCAAATATCACAACTAGTTTAAATATGATCTTAAAAGGCTTCTTGCATAATGGCGATCATGTGCTTGTTTCAGCAATGGAACATAACGCGGTCATGCGGCCTTTGATCCAGCTTCAAACTTCCGGAGTAGAATTTGACAGGATTCCCTGTACTGAGGATGGAGAGTTATTGTTCGAAGAAGTACCCAGGCTGCTCAGGCCGAACACTAAAGCGATCGTCATGACCCACGCTTCCAACGTTTGCGGGACACTTCTTCCTATTCAGAAAGTAGGCAGTTTTTGCAAAGAACAGGGGTTGGCTTTTATTATTGATAGTGCCCAGACGGCTGGAGTTATTCCAATCGATATGCAAGCAATGGGTATTGATGTCCTCGCTTTTACCGGACACAAGGGTTTACTGGGACCGCAGGGGATCGGCGGCTTTATCACGACAGAAGCTATGTTTCCGTTAATAAACCCCCTTATCAGCGGCGGAACGGGGAGTTTATCCCATACAGAGGAAGTACCAGGCTTCATGCCGGACCGATTTGAAGCAGGCACGATGAATCTTCCGGGAATTTTCGGACTTCATGCAGCTTTGCGGTATCTATTGGAAACAGGCATTGATAAGATTCGAGAAAAAGAACTCGAATTGACCGCCCGTTTTTTGAAAAAGCTGAAATCATTACCGGATATTCGGATTATTGGGAGGCCGGATATAATCAATCGCACAGCGGTTGTATCCATCCAGACCACCAAACGCGATCTTGCCGAGATTTCGTTTGAACTTGACAATCGCTATGGCGTGATGACAAGGGTAGGTTTGCATTGCGCTCCAAATGCTCATAAAACATTGAAAACTTATCCAACCGGAACTCTACGCTTCTCATTTGGGCACTATAATACCAACAAGGAAGTGGATTATTCAATTGAAGCCATTAGGAGAATTACTGATGGGTGA
- a CDS encoding XTP/dITP diphosphatase: MQVLLATMNKGKVMELEELLNDEKIEILSLSDLPDYQEVEESGSTFAENAFIKARAACAAGKMITLADDSGLEVDALAGAPGIFSARYAGEPKNDEHNIEKLLTDLEGVPEENRTARFRCALAIICPDGQEYLTEGSVEGRILTERIGTGGFGYDPVFYLPDLQKTMAELSLDEKNCLSHRARAFAKAVPLLTALMKSF, from the coding sequence ATGCAGGTCTTGCTTGCGACAATGAATAAGGGCAAAGTAATGGAACTGGAGGAATTGCTTAACGACGAAAAAATCGAAATTCTGTCGTTAAGCGATCTTCCGGATTATCAGGAGGTTGAAGAGTCTGGCAGTACATTTGCCGAAAATGCTTTTATTAAGGCGCGGGCTGCCTGCGCCGCGGGAAAAATGATTACGCTGGCAGACGATTCAGGGCTTGAAGTGGATGCTCTGGCGGGAGCACCCGGCATTTTTTCGGCACGCTATGCCGGGGAACCGAAAAATGATGAGCATAATATAGAAAAACTTCTGACAGACCTGGAAGGCGTACCTGAGGAAAACAGGACTGCCCGCTTCCGCTGTGCACTGGCGATCATCTGTCCTGACGGCCAGGAATATTTGACGGAGGGATCGGTTGAAGGAAGAATACTGACCGAGAGAATTGGAACCGGTGGGTTCGGTTATGACCCTGTGTTTTACCTGCCTGACCTCCAGAAAACGATGGCGGAGCTTAGTCTGGATGAAAAAAATTGTCTCAGCCACAGAGCCCGGGCTTTTGCAAAAGCAGTTCCATTGCTGACAGCATTAATGAAATCATTTTGA
- the rph gene encoding ribonuclease PH: MLRFDGRQPDEIRPVKITRKFTDLPEGSVLIEVGKTRVICTATVEDKVPPFKKGTGSGWVTAEYSMLPRATAVRNQREASKGKLGGRTMEIQRLIGRALRSIVDLSRLGERTIWLDCDVLQADGGTRTASITGAYVALADAVNYLLKNQLIKQDPLIDSIAAISVGKVDGIPVADLAYEEDSKAEVDMNIVMTGSGRFVEIQGTAEGQPFDQEDLNAFLNLGESGIQKLSALQKEALAKELPVA; the protein is encoded by the coding sequence ATGCTAAGATTTGATGGAAGACAACCCGATGAAATCCGACCTGTGAAGATTACCAGGAAGTTTACGGACCTTCCCGAAGGCTCCGTCCTGATTGAGGTCGGGAAAACCAGGGTGATTTGTACGGCTACTGTTGAAGATAAAGTACCGCCATTTAAAAAGGGGACCGGCAGCGGCTGGGTTACAGCGGAATACTCTATGCTTCCGAGGGCGACGGCCGTGCGCAATCAGCGTGAGGCTTCCAAGGGAAAATTGGGCGGAAGGACAATGGAGATTCAGCGGTTGATCGGCAGGGCGCTGCGTTCCATTGTCGATCTGAGTAGACTTGGAGAAAGGACCATCTGGCTGGATTGTGATGTCCTTCAGGCAGACGGCGGGACCAGGACAGCTTCGATTACGGGTGCTTATGTTGCCCTGGCTGATGCTGTAAACTACCTGCTCAAAAATCAATTGATTAAGCAGGACCCTTTAATAGACAGTATTGCGGCCATTTCTGTAGGCAAAGTAGATGGGATACCTGTAGCCGATCTTGCCTATGAGGAGGATTCCAAAGCCGAAGTCGATATGAATATTGTGATGACCGGTTCGGGGCGTTTTGTAGAGATTCAGGGTACTGCAGAAGGTCAGCCGTTTGACCAAGAGGATCTGAATGCATTCTTAAACCTCGGGGAATCGGGTATTCAAAAACTCAGCGCTTTGCAGAAGGAAGCGCTGGCCAAAGAGCTTCCGGTAGCATAG
- a CDS encoding TIGR01906 family membrane protein gives MMSGKKAANGFLAIVSGLILIAVMLLTVIELCVFDLNFFRSEYNKLDTVSVTGMPEKDLMVTTTELLAYIQGDKDNLEIRAEINGQERQVFNQREIVHMADVQRLYLSSRMVRNAGLIVLFLFLILLRISNGKKYFRSWASGFLAAAVIFLCIFGAVGIAVWRDFQVFWDSFHYLIFTNDLWLLDPETDILIQMVPEQFFFDLVIRILALFGSAVLILALVAARIRFVYQKV, from the coding sequence ATGATGTCAGGTAAGAAGGCTGCGAACGGGTTTCTTGCAATTGTCAGCGGATTGATTCTAATCGCTGTCATGTTGCTGACGGTGATTGAACTATGCGTCTTTGATCTCAATTTCTTCCGGTCGGAATATAACAAACTGGACACGGTATCTGTGACCGGGATGCCGGAAAAAGATCTGATGGTGACGACCACGGAACTGCTGGCTTATATCCAGGGGGACAAGGATAACCTTGAAATCCGTGCAGAGATTAACGGTCAGGAAAGACAGGTGTTTAATCAGCGGGAAATCGTACATATGGCAGATGTTCAAAGGTTGTACCTGAGCAGCCGCATGGTCCGCAACGCAGGTCTGATTGTCCTGTTTCTGTTTCTGATCTTACTAAGGATAAGCAACGGGAAGAAATACTTCCGTTCCTGGGCCAGCGGCTTTCTGGCCGCGGCAGTCATATTTCTCTGTATATTCGGGGCAGTAGGGATTGCGGTCTGGCGGGATTTTCAAGTGTTCTGGGACAGCTTTCACTATCTGATTTTTACAAATGACCTTTGGCTGCTTGATCCGGAGACCGATATCCTGATCCAAATGGTGCCGGAGCAGTTCTTCTTTGATCTGGTTATCAGAATTCTGGCTCTTTTTGGCTCTGCTGTACTGATCCTCGCTCTTGTCGCTGCAAGAATCCGGTTCGTCTATCAGAAAGTTTAA
- a CDS encoding O-methyltransferase, protein MFYPFELERYLEELLPAREGLLQEMESVALEETIPVVTPAVGHFLELMVKMTDAKRILEIGTAIGYSTVYLARGAAETGGKVYTLDMNRGRLNRAEEYLKKAGLAHLVDFSCKNALHCLPKLTETYDLIFVDAAKGEYLDYLDLITPLISPGGVLVADNVLFRGWVVPGSVFDRKYDRMVGCMRDFLQHLACLPEFEVSVLPFGDGIALARKNK, encoded by the coding sequence TTGTTCTATCCTTTTGAACTAGAAAGGTACCTCGAAGAATTGCTTCCTGCCAGGGAAGGGCTGCTTCAAGAGATGGAAAGCGTTGCCTTGGAGGAAACAATCCCTGTGGTTACACCGGCGGTCGGTCACTTCCTTGAGCTAATGGTCAAGATGACGGATGCCAAACGTATTCTGGAGATCGGTACGGCGATCGGTTATTCCACCGTTTATCTGGCCAGAGGTGCAGCCGAAACCGGAGGCAAGGTTTATACATTGGATATGAACAGAGGGAGGCTCAACAGAGCAGAAGAATATCTGAAAAAGGCCGGGCTTGCCCATTTGGTTGATTTCAGCTGTAAGAATGCGCTGCACTGCCTGCCGAAACTGACGGAAACATATGATTTGATATTTGTAGATGCAGCCAAAGGGGAGTACCTGGATTACCTTGATCTTATCACACCGCTCATTTCCCCTGGCGGGGTTCTGGTGGCGGATAATGTTCTATTCAGGGGCTGGGTTGTGCCTGGTTCGGTTTTTGACCGGAAATATGATCGAATGGTCGGTTGTATGAGGGATTTCCTGCAGCACTTGGCCTGTCTGCCGGAATTTGAGGTAAGCGTACTTCCGTTTGGCGACGGCATTGCGCTGGCCAGAAAAAACAAGTAG
- a CDS encoding Fe-S-containing hydro-lyase, with the protein MSNNKTVETRKISVPLDDTTAASLRCGEKVLISGVVYTGRDAAHKKMAEALAQGEELPFDMKGQVIYFVGPAPASPGKVIGSAGPTTSGRMDAYSPSLLAKGLKGMIGKGLRSPEVIQAIRENGAVYFGAIGGAGALLASCIKEAEVIAYPELGTEAVRRLVIEDFPAIVLIDSLGQNLYETGRKEYQILG; encoded by the coding sequence GTGAGTAATAATAAAACGGTTGAAACCCGAAAAATTTCAGTACCGCTGGATGATACCACTGCTGCTTCTCTCAGATGCGGTGAAAAGGTGCTGATCAGCGGAGTCGTCTATACCGGAAGAGATGCGGCTCATAAGAAAATGGCTGAGGCCTTAGCCCAGGGAGAGGAACTGCCCTTTGATATGAAGGGACAGGTGATCTATTTTGTGGGACCCGCCCCGGCTTCTCCAGGTAAAGTTATCGGATCTGCCGGACCGACAACCAGTGGCAGAATGGATGCCTATTCTCCTAGTCTGCTGGCCAAAGGTTTAAAGGGGATGATCGGAAAAGGGCTTCGTTCTCCTGAGGTCATACAGGCCATCAGGGAAAACGGTGCAGTCTACTTTGGGGCGATCGGCGGTGCGGGAGCACTCCTGGCTTCCTGCATCAAGGAAGCTGAGGTCATTGCCTATCCGGAACTCGGAACGGAGGCAGTCCGGAGACTTGTTATCGAAGATTTTCCTGCCATTGTCCTGATTGACAGTCTCGGGCAGAATCTTTACGAGACAGGAAGGAAAGAATATCAAATATTGGGGTGA
- a CDS encoding fumarate hydratase — translation MKEIHVNEVISAVERLCIEANCILNQDVIDALNKALGTEESPQGREVLQQLLENAEIAGKENIPICQDTGMAVLFVEVGQDLHIIGGDLTGALNEGVRRGYEKGFLRKSIVKDPFNRINTGDNTPAVIHYEIVSGDKIGITIAPKGFGSENMGALKMFKPSDGLPAVKNFVVETVDKAGPNPCPPIVVGVGLGGTMEKAAYLAKKALLRPIGESNPVEEYARLEQELLTQINHLGIGPQGFGGRTTALAVNIEVFPTHIAGLPAAVNINCHVTRHCQVILEGRVPSCE, via the coding sequence GTGAAAGAGATTCATGTTAACGAGGTCATTTCTGCAGTGGAGAGACTGTGTATTGAGGCGAACTGTATTCTGAATCAGGACGTTATTGATGCTTTAAACAAGGCTCTTGGCACTGAGGAATCCCCCCAGGGCAGAGAAGTACTTCAGCAGCTTTTGGAAAATGCGGAGATTGCAGGCAAAGAAAATATACCGATATGTCAGGATACCGGGATGGCGGTATTGTTTGTAGAAGTCGGCCAGGACCTGCATATTATCGGTGGAGATTTGACGGGAGCCCTGAATGAGGGCGTGCGCAGGGGCTATGAAAAGGGTTTTTTGCGTAAATCTATCGTCAAAGATCCTTTTAACAGGATTAATACCGGAGATAATACACCTGCAGTTATTCATTATGAAATTGTATCAGGGGACAAGATTGGGATTACGATTGCACCGAAAGGGTTTGGCAGTGAAAACATGGGTGCCTTGAAAATGTTTAAGCCTTCGGATGGTTTGCCTGCAGTAAAGAATTTTGTTGTGGAAACGGTGGATAAAGCCGGGCCTAATCCCTGTCCACCTATCGTGGTTGGAGTTGGACTCGGAGGTACGATGGAAAAGGCTGCCTATTTGGCTAAAAAGGCCCTGCTTCGTCCGATCGGGGAATCGAATCCGGTTGAAGAATATGCCCGGCTGGAACAGGAGCTTCTGACCCAAATTAATCATTTAGGGATAGGTCCCCAGGGTTTTGGCGGCCGGACGACAGCGCTGGCCGTAAATATTGAGGTATTTCCGACGCATATTGCAGGGCTGCCCGCAGCTGTCAATATTAATTGTCATGTTACCCGACATTGTCAGGTGATTTTGGAAGGGAGGGTTCCTTCCTGTGAGTAA
- a CDS encoding MarR family transcriptional regulator, whose amino-acid sequence MLENRELAGHLDHLLQRLTVSTQRQKSDFAEKLGISRQQFEVLTIIFEKGQITMGELCKEISSACSTATDLADKLERAGYVERIREKRDRRIVRLNILPKGEKLVKSVIETRTERLESILESFEQEDRMRIIGILETLSDKYERLSRKE is encoded by the coding sequence ATGTTAGAGAACAGAGAGTTAGCAGGTCATCTTGACCATTTGCTTCAGAGGCTCACCGTTTCTACCCAAAGGCAAAAGAGTGATTTTGCAGAAAAGCTTGGTATTTCCCGTCAGCAGTTTGAAGTTTTAACGATTATTTTTGAAAAGGGTCAGATTACGATGGGTGAGCTTTGCAAGGAAATTTCTTCAGCCTGCAGTACGGCAACGGATCTGGCTGACAAGCTGGAAAGAGCCGGCTATGTGGAGCGAATCAGGGAAAAACGGGATCGCAGGATCGTAAGGCTTAATATTTTACCCAAGGGAGAAAAACTGGTTAAATCGGTAATTGAGACAAGGACCGAAAGGCTTGAAAGTATTCTGGAATCTTTTGAACAGGAAGACCGGATGCGTATTATCGGCATTCTGGAAACCTTATCCGATAAATATGAGAGGCTTTCCAGAAAAGAATAA
- a CDS encoding GerMN domain-containing protein, protein MRKIRLLLTFILLIAVITLLVGCNILNDLIKEGGGNAPLSKLLDKTAQEDTVEVTTKSQQTEQTVKLYFADADGKVLIEENRTIPKTLSLARETVSQWLLGPAGKSSAYPMVNPQTVLLDIGIKNGIATVDLSKEFLEPYSNVSAETALYGLVNTLTQFQTAQIVKIRVEGQDIQTYRGIGLENLRYRNDLIGYASGTVQDDEVTAEVSPSGINLFGQ, encoded by the coding sequence ATGAGAAAAATACGGCTGCTGCTGACTTTCATTCTGTTGATCGCAGTCATTACACTTCTGGTCGGCTGCAATATCCTGAATGATCTGATCAAGGAAGGCGGAGGTAATGCTCCTTTAAGCAAACTTCTGGATAAGACTGCTCAGGAAGACACGGTTGAAGTGACTACAAAATCTCAGCAGACGGAACAAACTGTAAAACTTTATTTCGCAGATGCTGACGGAAAAGTCTTAATCGAAGAGAACCGAACAATTCCCAAGACACTGAGCCTGGCTCGCGAAACAGTAAGCCAATGGTTGCTGGGGCCGGCCGGAAAATCAAGCGCTTATCCGATGGTGAACCCTCAGACGGTGTTATTGGACATTGGAATCAAAAACGGCATTGCCACAGTAGATCTTAGCAAGGAATTCCTTGAGCCTTACAGCAATGTCTCGGCCGAAACTGCTCTTTATGGTTTAGTCAACACCTTGACTCAGTTTCAAACTGCCCAAATCGTGAAGATCCGGGTCGAGGGGCAGGACATTCAAACCTATCGCGGAATCGGTCTGGAGAACTTAAGGTACCGTAATGATTTGATCGGCTACGCCTCAGGGACCGTGCAGGATGATGAAGTAACTGCTGAAGTATCCCCAAGCGGAATCAATCTTTTTGGACAATAA
- a CDS encoding LytTR family DNA-binding domain-containing protein, which translates to MKIRALLVDDESPARKELRYLLKSFEDVLIVGEAENALEAMELIDSVDYSVIFLDINMPGLNGIELARKLSQSPKQPAVIFTTAHEEFAFDAFSVHAYDYLLKPIHPKRLEEALNTVRKRRTPAPVQPKAEPVKEDIPEFKPLEVIAAEHNGKTILIRPEEIIYISTDKDNVYVKTEADFYLTRYTLRDLESRLDPKTFFRTHRCYLVNIKKMRELVPYFNGTYTVIVQDKDKSEVPVSRTQARRLKEILGI; encoded by the coding sequence ATGAAAATAAGAGCCTTGCTGGTCGATGATGAATCTCCGGCCCGTAAAGAACTACGCTATCTCTTGAAATCATTTGAAGACGTGCTAATTGTCGGGGAAGCAGAAAACGCGCTTGAAGCCATGGAACTGATTGATAGTGTCGACTATTCCGTCATTTTTCTCGATATCAATATGCCCGGCTTAAACGGTATTGAACTTGCCAGAAAGCTTTCCCAGAGCCCGAAACAACCGGCGGTGATTTTTACGACCGCCCATGAGGAATTTGCTTTTGATGCGTTCAGTGTTCATGCTTACGATTATCTTCTTAAGCCGATTCATCCCAAGCGGCTGGAAGAAGCCTTAAATACGGTAAGGAAGCGCCGAACACCTGCTCCCGTTCAACCCAAAGCCGAACCGGTCAAGGAGGATATCCCCGAATTCAAACCCCTGGAAGTGATTGCTGCTGAACATAACGGGAAAACCATCCTGATCCGGCCGGAAGAAATTATATATATTTCCACAGACAAGGACAATGTTTACGTCAAAACAGAAGCCGACTTCTACCTGACCCGTTATACGCTGCGGGATTTGGAATCCAGACTGGATCCAAAAACTTTTTTCAGAACCCACCGCTGCTATCTGGTCAATATAAAAAAAATGAGGGAGCTCGTCCCTTACTTTAATGGTACGTATACTGTGATCGTGCAGGACAAGGACAAAAGCGAAGTCCCAGTCAGCCGCACTCAGGCCCGCCGACTCAAAGAGATCCTTGGGATATAG
- the spoIIR gene encoding stage II sporulation protein R, with protein MLIFVNKSIIKLIVCLVLCFSFLAINPCGQSANSAETEAYDSTSLIRFHVIANSDSEQDQLLKYAVRDEVLKAASPNLAESQSLAESREILLSMEGQLLEISRSVVKEWGKTYPVTLDYGVFAFPTKSYGNIVLPAGDYEAVEIKIGNAEGANWWCVLFPPLCFVNVEESTSLPVDGKPAVPLNTAAKQKKPTYQGKEIGFYLERFF; from the coding sequence ATGTTAATATTTGTGAATAAAAGCATAATAAAGTTAATTGTCTGTCTGGTCTTGTGTTTTAGTTTTTTGGCGATCAATCCCTGCGGCCAGTCAGCAAACAGCGCGGAAACCGAAGCGTATGACAGTACAAGTCTCATTCGATTTCATGTTATTGCGAATTCGGACAGTGAACAGGATCAGCTGCTGAAATATGCGGTGAGGGATGAAGTTTTGAAGGCTGCTTCCCCGAACCTGGCTGAATCACAATCCCTGGCCGAATCCAGAGAAATACTTCTGAGCATGGAAGGCCAGTTGCTGGAGATCTCCAGGAGTGTGGTCAAAGAGTGGGGAAAAACTTATCCGGTGACCCTTGACTATGGTGTATTTGCTTTCCCGACAAAATCTTACGGCAATATTGTACTCCCGGCGGGAGACTACGAAGCGGTTGAGATCAAGATAGGAAATGCTGAAGGAGCTAATTGGTGGTGTGTTTTGTTCCCGCCTTTATGCTTTGTTAATGTTGAGGAATCCACATCACTTCCTGTTGACGGCAAGCCTGCAGTACCGCTGAATACAGCGGCCAAACAAAAAAAGCCGACCTATCAGGGGAAGGAGATCGGCTTTTATCTGGAGCGTTTTTTCTAG
- a CDS encoding ZIP family metal transporter translates to MLLDFQSPLYLLYISTIAGLATTAGCLIVLFLGDPPDWLLAVLLSAAGGVMFAVVAFDLLPLAASFKQPGLLLGGILAGIILMSSADRLLKARNRQLPNHRYSRLKRMGILIASGIALHDIPEGMAIAAGHESAGQLGTFIALGIALHNLPEGMATATPLVMAGIRKPKILALTLLIAIFTPLGALLGRMAMELVHTSLCFFVALAAGAMVFLVLAELWPLSREDHPVWAFIGGLGGFIFFGFISAFLPH, encoded by the coding sequence ATGCTCCTGGACTTTCAATCTCCGCTGTATCTGCTGTATATCAGTACAATTGCCGGGCTGGCCACAACAGCCGGCTGTCTGATTGTGCTTTTTCTGGGAGACCCTCCGGATTGGCTTCTGGCCGTTCTGCTGTCCGCAGCAGGAGGCGTCATGTTTGCTGTGGTGGCCTTTGATCTTTTGCCGCTGGCTGCATCCTTCAAACAACCGGGACTCCTCCTGGGCGGGATTTTGGCCGGTATAATACTGATGTCGTCTGCCGACAGACTACTCAAAGCAAGAAACCGTCAGCTGCCTAATCACAGATACAGCCGTCTGAAACGGATGGGCATCCTGATTGCCTCAGGTATAGCGCTTCATGATATACCTGAAGGAATGGCCATTGCTGCGGGGCACGAATCCGCCGGTCAATTGGGTACATTCATTGCCCTTGGCATTGCTCTGCATAACCTGCCTGAAGGAATGGCCACTGCTACACCTCTGGTAATGGCCGGGATCAGGAAACCGAAGATTCTGGCACTGACTCTCCTGATTGCAATATTTACTCCGCTGGGTGCCTTGCTCGGCAGGATGGCCATGGAACTTGTTCATACCTCACTCTGTTTTTTTGTAGCCCTGGCCGCTGGGGCAATGGTGTTTCTGGTTCTGGCCGAATTATGGCCGCTGTCCCGGGAAGACCACCCGGTCTGGGCCTTTATTGGAGGACTGGGCGGATTTATTTTCTTTGGATTTATCTCCGCCTTCTTACCACATTAA